Within Aspergillus oryzae RIB40 DNA, chromosome 2, the genomic segment atgGCTATTCAAATACTTCACAGTCCCCAAAAACACCAGTATTTCATCGCTAGAtaaattcatcatcatccataGAGTCATCTTCCAAGTTGGCCATACCCCCCTGACGTACACCCGGCCCTAGATCCAATTCGGGGACAGCGATCGGAGTGGGTTTCTGAGCCGTTGTCTGTTGTTGTTTCTTAGGTGCGCTGAAGCCATATTTAGATGTCGCAAACGCAGGAAAGCCTTCTACACGAGTCCCACGTATCCGGATCTCCCCTGAAAGGTTGAGCGCTCGAGGAGGTGTATCATCCACATAGCCATCTGAGATCCCTAGGAGCTGTGTCGTGAGCCTGAAGAAAGCTACCATCACAGCCCAGAGCGGAGTCCAGATGGACGATAGGTGCAACCAGCGCCATAGCATTGTTGGAATGACGAACGGGAAGCGTGGCGCATCGGGAAGCAGACAATTTCCTTCGCATGCTTCAGCAACAAAGGGATGACAGTAGTAATCACACATCGTCGACTCAGAGAAGTACCACAGAAGCAACAGCCCGCTGCACCATCCAAGGAAAGTAGGTTGAATACGGTGTGAGCCAGGTTCACATCTCCATAAGCGTGGGAGATATGAAGCAGAGGTTAATCCATTATGGTGAGCTTTGCAGGTCTCACAGTTGTCACACGTGTGACTCGATGGAAGCTTTCCTTTCGGAGAAGCTGGTATTGCTGCAAGAGTAGCGGCGTCCCGTAAGACTTGATCTTCCAAGCCATTGAGTCCTTTCTTCACCTTATTGATATTCTCCGTTAGGGACTCCAATTTTTTATTCAGCCTGTCGAGGTCGACACCATCACTGCTACCCGAGCTTTCGAGCTCAAGTTTCTGCAGGATAGATTTTTCATACTCTGCATCGTCTTCTGCTTCAGTTTTCAGATCACTTGGCTTCTCGTCAAGGAtttgttggagagattcGAGCGTGTCGTCACCAACGTCCAAAGAGTCCTTGTCAGCCTTGAAATCTTGCATGACAGTTTCCAACGCACTCTTCGGGAGATCAGGTTTGACCAGCGGTGGCCGCTTCTTgtctttcgctttttctGCTTGGTTCTCtgtcttcttgcccttctccttgtcttgCTTCTGGCTTGTGTCCACTGGCTTCACGTTTGCCatactttccctttccttctcacTTTTatccatttccattttcctttcattctcCCTAGCCTTTTGCTTGTCATCCTccctcttgctttctttctcggttTCACTATTTTGTTGCGACGCAGAGCTGTTGGGCTCCTCAAAAATGGTTGGTACTCCAAGCCCAGATGGTGCTTCAAGCCCTTTATTTCCGGATGCTGGCGGTCTAAGGTTGTTCAGGCGAGGCTTTGGGAGTTCTTTCATCCGTTCAGTCATTGGCGTATCTATCCAGGCGCCAGTCACAACCGGCGTTTTGTCGTAGATCCGCCTCTCAGGGAGTTTCGAGTTTTCTGGCGTTTTGAATTCggcttggttttggggtggaCTCTCCGTCCTGGATAGCTTGCGAAGAAGGTCATGCGAGTCCCTCTTGGTTGGGCTTCGTTTGCTAAATGTAGAGTTCTTGTATACCATAATTGGGGTATTCGGAATTTGACTTCCCTCACCTAAGTTCTCGTCCTTCTGCTCTGGGAAAAGCTTGGGTTTTGCATCTGTGGGAGGGATCCTGTTATACCTATTGGATGGAGGCTCCTCCAGTGCATTCCGGGTCTCCTCACTGGCTCGATCTTGAAATCCGGTATGCGAGCGCACGTCGGTCTTCAGGTTACGCGGCGAAGCTTCTTTGCGTCCTTCCTCAGTCCGTCCGGATTCGGATTCAGTGCGTCGGGTGATATTCCTAAGCCAATCCCGACGATGTGTGCCCCGGCTGCCCCAGTTGGAGGGGACGTTCAACGATGGCCTGAGatgatcttcctcttcttcctcttgaaaTACATcctgttcttcctcatcgcGCCTTTGTAGATTCTCTGATGTCAAGGCCGCCGGCGTTCCCGCTTTGCTCAACACAGGCGACCGGTTGGCGGTAGCTCGTTTTAAACGTTGTTCGTCTTTGATATGGTCGGCCAGTTTTCGGCGGAGGGACTCGTCGCTGACCTCATTCAGAAAGTCAGCGTCTGCACTGCTAAACAGACTATTTCCTCTAGTCCTCGACCCAGAGGATGAGCGTGCATTTCGATTGTCGCGGAACCGGTTTATGGAGAAACGGaagtcctcttcatcctgatCGACCAAGCTTCCGGCGTCGTCGATCTGCCTGTATGTTTCAGCCAGCTCGTTCGGAGGGTTGGAGTCGGGGGATGTGTGGGTGAAGCTCTGTTTCCTCCGATTCGGGGTCCCCGATGCATAAGGGTCCCCCGTGACGTTTTCCGACATTGTTGGATACCGCGATACGGCTTCGAACGCACCTCGCAGGGTGCCTGATTGACTGAGGTTCCTCCGACGCCGAGCGCGAGGTTCGCCCGCAGGATTGGGTATTTGCGACGCGTCAAAACGGTCGGTGGCGTGAGAATCAAGATATGCTCGATGGAAAGGAGAGCGTTGCTGTTGCTCGTAGTTGCGACGCGACAGGCCTGTTCGCGCGGTCCTGCGGTCGGGGGTAGCCATGGTGATCAGTGGGAGGTCCCTCGGGGTATATCATTAATCCGCCCATTCACTAGTTCATAGCCAAGGTAGAGGAATGTGCCAGTGAGTGTTTGTCCAGGCAGTGAATGCAAGAGCAACGCGCGGGTATCCGATGCCCTCCCAAATCGGGTTAGCGGCGCGGAGGAATTCATGCGAAGCATGAGAAtgtcaacttcttcctcctcttcttcttcttcttctcttcgcctGTCCTTATGTCTACCCGTTAAAGCTTGCCGATCAATTGCACTAAACTCTACGGTACGAGTCATGTCTCTTTACCCGTCGTCATCTGCAAGTGGATGTGATGAACAACAGCTTTACTGACCCGACATGTGACCAGATCAGATGTATTGGTCGTCCCCCCGCGCATAGCTCAATGATCTTCGAATATACGAAAACCAGTTGAATTTAAACTCGGAACGGATACCTTTCGGGCTCTAGGAACTATTACTCTGAACAACTATTTCACTAGTCCTCCCTTATATGTCTTAACCCAACCAAACTATCACAGCCACTCCATACGATATGGCCAAATCCGCAAGACGAGccggaaaggcaaaggccTCAGTCACCCCCTCCGTATCATCATCAGGTGCTTCAACTCCAAGCTCACAACCGGGACCCCTTCCTCCGTTTACCAAAGCGCCCGCGTCTCTCCAGCCCTTCCTCGAACAGCTCTCCCCGAAGGAAGTGTACCTCGTTCACATCGACACCTCTCCCAAAGACCTCAAGACACAGACCTTTTTCGCACCCGCCGTACTCAATGTTGTGATTGCCGCTCTCTTAGCTTTCCGGACCTACATGGTCCGCAACTTCTACCCGGCACTATTGGCCCCGTTGATCGGGCTCACCAGCACGGTGGCAGTAGACACGTCAACCATGTCATGGGGTGAAATGGCAAACGTAACCCTGCGCCGAACGGGTAATATCGTGATCGACTACTTTCTAGTGACGGTATTTCTATCTTGGCCAATTGGTTTCGTCAAGGGCCCTGTCAAGTGGCGCTCCAAGATCGGCTTCCGTGATCAGGAGATCATTGTGCGCCGCAGCCAGCCCACTTTGAGCCAAGGATTGGACCGCAGTCGCTGGatcaaggatgatgaagaaatgagGGACAAGATTGTCGCTGCGGTAACACCGGACCGGATCAAGAAAACGGGATACTTGCTCGTGGATGCAGACTGGAACCTTGACTACGATGCCATGATCAAGGCACACGAGCTGGTAGacaaagcgaagaaagacgaCGGACTGCCGTTGGATGAGTTCCGGACTGCCGTAATTGTGAACACAGACGCCGATGGCTGGTTGATCTGGcacgttgaagatgaggacacgcctgaaggaagagagcgatCGGGCCAGCGAGACCAGATCCTGGCATTTAAAGATAAACTGACGGCCATGGGTAAAGAAgatcttttcttccgttGGGTTGAGTTAATACAGTATGAAAGCACACGGCCCGAAGGGTTTACTCCCGAGAGGCAGCAGTCAGCGATGGTGCAGGCAAAGAAACTCTTTGAAGATGAAAACGTTGATTTTGCTCGCTTTTGGGAGGAAGTCGGTGGGTTGCAGGGCTTTACTGAGCAGCTTGATTGATCTTATGGGCGTCTCGCTGTCAGTCAGTCTTTACTACTTTTCTTGTAGCTTCTACGGTTAAATTCGCATTATCAAAGCTATTGGCGTTACACGTTATCGAGGGTTGATTAGCATTATTCGGGGGAAAGCCTCTCATTTTATGAACATATCAGCGTCTATTTCAATAATCACTGTTTTGTATTTTCCCAGATAAGTACCGTGGTGTTTCCAACGGGGTTGAGTATCGTAACTCTAGATTGAAGGTGTCAAAAACGAAACATATGAGCGTATCATGTCTCAAAATTGAAGGGTATCATTCATGCAATTTCATAACGGATAAATGCGGAGAGCCGACTTTCATGGCTTCCAACTGGATCATGAAAGCTACTCACTCTTTGGTTCTGCTTGCTTATCGGCTTCCGCCCTCCAAACGATAGTCCACAGACCACAGTTTCTCCCATGGTCGGTATCGAGCAGCCTGCCGCCCGCTTGGGGTTGATCGGGATGGTGATACGGCGCCTGAATAGTCAAACCGCGAAGACAGAGGAGACCTCACACCACCAGTCTGTCGCTGCTGCCCCAATCCAAGAGCGCTTTGCGTTTGTTCCAAGCCCTATGACGGATCGTCAGCTCCTTCCAGGAGACGTAAg encodes:
- a CDS encoding uncharacterized protein (predicted protein), translating into MATPDRRTARTGLSRRNYEQQQRSPFHRAYLDSHATDRFDASQIPNPAGEPRARRRRNLSQSGTLRGAFEAVSRYPTMSENVTGDPYASGTPNRRKQSFTHTSPDSNPPNELAETYRQIDDAGSLVDQDEEDFRFSINRFRDNRNARSSSGSRTRGNSLFSSADADFLNEVSDESLRRKLADHIKDEQRLKRATANRSPVLSKAGTPAALTSENLQRRDEEEQDVFQEEEEEDHLRPSLNVPSNWGSRGTHRRDWLRNITRRTESESGRTEEGRKEASPRNLKTDVRSHTGFQDRASEETRNALEEPPSNRYNRIPPTDAKPKLFPEQKDENLGEGSQIPNTPIMVYKNSTFSKRSPTKRDSHDLLRKLSRTESPPQNQAEFKTPENSKLPERRIYDKTPVVTGAWIDTPMTERMKELPKPRLNNLRPPASGNKGLEAPSGLGVPTIFEEPNSSASQQNSETEKESKREDDKQKARENERKMEMDKSEKERESMANVKPVDTSQKQDKEKGKKTENQAEKAKDKKRPPLVKPDLPKSALETVMQDFKADKDSLDVGDDTLESLQQILDEKPSDLKTEAEDDAEYEKSILQKLELESSGSSDGVDLDRLNKKLESLTENINKVKKGLNGLEDQVLRDAATLAAIPASPKGKLPSSHTCDNCETCKAHHNGLTSASYLPRLWRCEPGSHRIQPTFLGWCSGLLLLWYFSESTMCDYYCHPFVAEACEGNCLLPDAPRFPFVIPTMLWRWLHLSSIWTPLWAVMVAFFRLTTQLLGISDGYVDDTPPRALNLSGEIRIRGTRVEGFPAFATSKYGFSAPKKQQQTTAQKPTPIAVPELDLGPGVRQGGMANLEDDSMDDDEFI
- a CDS encoding uncharacterized protein (predicted protein), which translates into the protein MAKSARRAGKAKASVTPSVSSSGASTPSSQPGPLPPFTKAPASLQPFLEQLSPKEVYLVHIDTSPKDLKTQTFFAPAVLNVVIAALLAFRTYMVRNFYPALLAPLIGLTSTVAVDTSTMSWGEMANVTLRRTGNIVIDYFLVTVFLSWPIGFVKGPVKWRSKIGFRDQEIIVRRSQPTLSQGLDRSRWIKDDEEMRDKIVAAVTPDRIKKTGYLLVDADWNLDYDAMIKAHELVDKAKKDDGLPLDEFRTAVIVNTDADGWLIWHVEDEDTPEGRERSGQRDQILAFKDKLTAMGKEDLFFRWVELIQYESTRPEGFTPERQQSAMVQAKKLFEDENVDFARFWEEVGGLQGFTEQLD